The following proteins are co-located in the Mesorhizobium sp. M1E.F.Ca.ET.045.02.1.1 genome:
- a CDS encoding GNAT family N-acetyltransferase: MRIAVIDETEATAQLGALAEILMQTIEDGALVGFVLPFGAEQAQAYWQGIFDSLADGERLLICAYVDDNLVGTVQLYLSPEPNALHRAEVYKLLVHRGFQRQGIGSALMAFIEDEARKRNRSLLLLDTAEGGASERLYRRMNWREVGVVPHHFVDPFGKPRASIYFMKHLAP; encoded by the coding sequence ATGCGCATCGCGGTGATCGACGAAACCGAGGCAACGGCTCAACTCGGCGCTCTTGCCGAGATCTTGATGCAGACCATTGAGGACGGCGCGCTGGTCGGCTTCGTCCTGCCGTTCGGCGCCGAGCAGGCGCAGGCTTATTGGCAGGGCATCTTCGACTCCTTGGCGGACGGAGAACGCCTCCTCATCTGCGCCTATGTCGATGACAACCTCGTCGGCACCGTCCAGCTCTACCTGTCGCCGGAACCGAATGCCCTGCACCGGGCAGAGGTCTACAAGCTTCTCGTGCATCGGGGCTTCCAGCGGCAAGGCATCGGCTCCGCCCTCATGGCATTCATCGAAGACGAGGCAAGAAAGAGAAATCGCTCCCTGCTCCTTCTCGACACCGCCGAGGGCGGTGCGAGCGAGCGGCTCTACCGGCGCATGAACTGGCGGGAAGTCGGTGTCGTGCCGCATCACTTCGTCGATCCGTTCGGCAAACCACGAGCCTCGATCTACTTCATGAAGCATCTGGCGCCTTAG
- the arsC gene encoding arsenate reductase (glutaredoxin) (This arsenate reductase requires both glutathione and glutaredoxin to convert arsenate to arsenite, after which the efflux transporter formed by ArsA and ArsB can extrude the arsenite from the cell, providing resistance.) produces MTVTIYHNPACGTSRNTLAMIRASGEEPIVIEYLKTPPGRARLLELIAAMGITPRELLREKGTPYAELGLGDPKWSDDELIDFMLAHPILINRPIVETSKGARLCRPSEAVLPLLDNPVAEFVKEDGEKVAYAPPA; encoded by the coding sequence ATGACGGTCACGATCTACCACAACCCCGCCTGCGGCACCTCGCGCAACACGCTCGCCATGATCCGCGCCAGCGGCGAGGAGCCGATCGTTATCGAATATCTGAAGACGCCGCCGGGCCGCGCACGGCTGCTCGAGCTGATCGCGGCGATGGGGATCACCCCGCGCGAGCTGCTCAGGGAGAAGGGGACGCCTTACGCCGAGCTTGGCCTCGGCGATCCGAAATGGAGCGACGATGAGCTGATCGATTTTATGCTCGCCCATCCGATCCTCATCAACCGGCCGATCGTCGAGACGTCAAAGGGCGCAAGGCTCTGCCGGCCGTCGGAGGCGGTGCTGCCGCTGCTCGACAATCCGGTAGCGGAGTTCGTCAAGGAAGACGGCGAGAAGGTCGCATATGCGCCGCCGGCCTAG
- a CDS encoding MIP/aquaporin family protein: MIIEPIDASDPGGVGTATFDLPRRFAAEALGTGLLVATVVGSGIMAETLTHDTALALLGNTLATGAMLVVLITVLGPVSGAHFNPAVSLVFCLNRTLPARDLPAYLAAQFLGGIVGTIAAHLMFALPVLEIATKLRAGPAQWFSETVATFGLVAVILAGLRFERRAVPWLVGLYITAAYWFTASTSFANPAVALARSLTNTFSGIRPIDLPGFIIAELLGALVALALMGWLLRSETVQHSQPSKAQPSKAKP; this comes from the coding sequence ATGATCATCGAGCCGATCGACGCGAGCGATCCGGGCGGCGTGGGAACGGCAACCTTCGATCTGCCGCGCCGCTTCGCCGCCGAAGCCCTGGGCACCGGTCTTTTGGTGGCGACAGTGGTCGGTTCCGGCATCATGGCCGAGACCTTGACGCACGACACGGCGCTGGCGCTGCTCGGCAACACGCTCGCGACCGGCGCCATGCTGGTGGTGCTGATCACCGTCCTCGGGCCGGTCTCGGGCGCCCATTTCAACCCCGCCGTTTCGCTGGTGTTCTGCCTGAACCGGACCCTGCCGGCCCGCGATCTGCCGGCCTATCTCGCCGCGCAGTTCCTGGGCGGCATCGTCGGCACGATCGCGGCGCATCTCATGTTCGCCCTGCCGGTGCTGGAGATCGCGACGAAGCTCCGCGCCGGACCAGCGCAATGGTTCTCCGAAACGGTCGCGACATTCGGCCTTGTCGCCGTCATTCTCGCCGGCCTCCGCTTCGAGCGGCGAGCCGTGCCATGGCTGGTCGGCCTCTACATCACCGCCGCCTACTGGTTCACCGCATCCACGTCCTTCGCCAATCCGGCCGTCGCGCTGGCGCGCTCGCTCACCAACACGTTTTCAGGCATCAGGCCGATCGATCTGCCAGGCTTCATCATCGCCGAGCTGCTCGGCGCCTTGGTCGCGTTGGCGCTGATGGGCTGGCTGCTGCGGTCCGAAACCGTTCAGCATTCCCAGCCATCGAAAGCCCAGCCATCGAAAGCGAAGCCATGA
- a CDS encoding metalloregulator ArsR/SmtB family transcription factor, protein MDGRQALIAFGALSQETRLRLLRLLVVAGPDGIAAGSLAEQVEVSPSNVSFHLKEMERAGLVTARRDARSIVYSAEYDALSGLIRFLMEDCCSGRPEICAPALAAPCCQPGEGIRQ, encoded by the coding sequence ATGGATGGACGTCAAGCCCTGATCGCTTTTGGCGCGCTGTCGCAGGAGACGCGGCTCAGGCTGCTTCGATTGCTGGTCGTTGCCGGGCCGGACGGCATCGCCGCCGGTTCGCTTGCCGAACAGGTCGAGGTCTCGCCGTCCAATGTCAGCTTCCATCTCAAGGAAATGGAGCGAGCGGGCCTGGTCACGGCGCGGCGCGATGCGCGTTCGATCGTCTACAGCGCCGAGTACGATGCGCTGTCCGGCCTGATCCGGTTCCTGATGGAGGATTGCTGCTCGGGCCGTCCGGAAATCTGCGCGCCGGCGTTGGCGGCACCTTGCTGTCAGCCGGGCGAGGGGATCCGGCAATGA
- a CDS encoding DUF6428 family protein — protein sequence MLSPDNRKIAPALPLEPSDLTIGDLLDALADHKDKPLVFRYDGRPVKPGYHVTEVKAGQFSALDCGANPESWSEIFVQLWDVDEGGPVYMPAGKFAAIIRKVADHVALDQSARLTFEVSDGIRPMELHRATRPTLVGDAVEVELAPRPASCKPRDRWLEEQKAASPSCCSPGIGKACCG from the coding sequence ATGCTTTCTCCTGACAACCGGAAAATCGCTCCTGCCCTTCCACTGGAGCCATCCGACCTGACCATCGGAGACCTGCTCGATGCGCTGGCCGACCACAAGGACAAGCCGCTGGTGTTCCGCTATGACGGCCGGCCGGTAAAGCCGGGCTACCACGTGACGGAGGTCAAGGCGGGGCAGTTCTCGGCGCTGGATTGCGGGGCAAACCCCGAATCCTGGTCGGAAATTTTCGTGCAGCTATGGGACGTCGACGAAGGCGGACCGGTCTACATGCCGGCCGGCAAGTTCGCTGCCATCATCCGCAAGGTTGCCGATCACGTGGCGCTCGATCAGTCCGCCAGGCTGACCTTCGAAGTCAGCGACGGCATCCGGCCGATGGAGCTTCACCGGGCAACGCGGCCGACGCTGGTCGGCGATGCCGTCGAGGTCGAGCTGGCGCCGCGGCCGGCAAGCTGCAAGCCGCGCGATCGATGGCTGGAAGAGCAGAAGGCGGCGAGCCCATCCTGTTGTTCGCCTGGGATCGGCAAAGCCTGCTGTGGCTGA